The Desulfuromonas versatilis genome has a segment encoding these proteins:
- a CDS encoding transposase, giving the protein MARKPRIHLPGGLYHVILRGNGGQPIFLHNDDRYRFYLLLQEGTNRFGYRVHAFCLMTNHVHLAVQVGDIPLSRGMQNLAFRFTRWINRREKRSGHLFQGRYKAVLVDGDSYLLELVRYIHLNPVRAGMVGDPKEYPWSGHNCYLGNESLPWLTTDWMLRQFGKTSAAARAGYLTFILGGLGVDLPREFHRGEDDPRIIGDDGFAEKCLSGNLEA; this is encoded by the coding sequence ATGGCCCGTAAACCACGCATACACCTCCCTGGTGGACTTTATCACGTCATTCTTCGCGGCAACGGCGGCCAACCCATTTTTCTCCATAATGATGACCGCTACCGTTTCTATCTTCTGCTGCAGGAGGGCACCAACCGGTTTGGTTATCGGGTTCACGCCTTCTGCCTGATGACCAATCATGTCCATCTTGCCGTGCAAGTTGGCGACATTCCCTTGTCCCGCGGAATGCAAAATCTCGCTTTTCGTTTTACCCGCTGGATCAACAGGCGCGAAAAAAGATCCGGGCATTTGTTCCAGGGGCGCTACAAGGCCGTATTGGTAGATGGTGACAGCTATCTGCTGGAGTTGGTCCGATATATCCATCTCAACCCAGTGCGTGCCGGTATGGTTGGAGATCCCAAGGAATATCCCTGGAGTGGCCACAATTGCTATCTCGGCAACGAATCCCTTCCGTGGTTGACAACTGACTGGATGCTCAGGCAGTTTGGAAAAACATCCGCAGCGGCACGTGCCGGATACCTGACCTTCATTCTCGGTGGATTGGGTGTTGACCTCCCGCGTGAGTTTCACCGCGGGGAAGATGACCCTCGGATCATCGGCGACGATGGCTTTGCGGAGAAGTGTCTTTCGGGCAACTTGGAAGCCTGA
- a CDS encoding transposase: MARKPRIHLPGGLYHVILRGNGGQPIFLQNDDRYRFYLLLQEGTNRFGYRAHAFCLMTNHVHLAVQVGDIPLSRGMQNLAFRFTRWINRREKRSGHLFQGRYKAVLVDGDSYLLELVRYIHLNPVRAGMVGDPKEYPWSGHNCYLGNESLPWLTTDWMLRQFGKTSAAARAGYLTFVLDGLGVGLSHEFHRGEDDPRILGDDGFAEKCLSGSEARRPIRVTVEEIVNKVCHAYNIEESTLKSKSQQRVASEARAVAGWLARELGCVSFSDVARHVARDIGSISSAVRRLSDRIKDKPELAELVYSLKRGFY; this comes from the coding sequence ATGGCCCGTAAACCACGCATTCACCTCCCTGGTGGACTTTATCACGTCATTCTTCGCGGCAACGGCGGCCAACCCATTTTTCTCCAAAATGATGACCGCTACCGTTTCTATCTTTTGCTGCAGGAGGGCACCAACCGGTTTGGTTATCGGGCTCACGCCTTCTGCCTGATGACCAATCATGTCCATCTTGCCGTGCAAGTTGGCGACATTCCCTTGTCCCGCGGAATGCAAAACCTCGCTTTTCGTTTTACCCGCTGGATCAACAGGCGCGAAAAAAGATCCGGGCATTTGTTCCAGGGGCGCTACAAGGCCGTATTGGTAGATGGTGACAGCTATCTGCTGGAGTTGGTCCGATATATCCATCTCAACCCAGTGCGTGCCGGTATGGTTGGAGATCCCAAGGAATATCCCTGGAGTGGCCACAATTGCTACCTCGGCAACGAATCTCTTCCGTGGTTGACTACTGACTGGATGCTCAGGCAGTTTGGAAAAACATCCGCAGCGGCCCGTGCCGGGTACCTGACCTTCGTCCTCGATGGATTAGGTGTTGGTCTCTCGCATGAGTTTCACCGCGGGGAGGATGATCCTCGGATCCTTGGCGACGATGGCTTTGCGGAGAAGTGTCTTTCGGGTTCCGAGGCCAGAAGGCCGATTCGGGTGACGGTTGAGGAAATCGTCAATAAAGTGTGCCATGCGTACAACATCGAGGAGAGCACCTTAAAGTCGAAATCGCAGCAGAGAGTTGCCTCGGAGGCGCGAGCGGTAGCTGGATGGCTGGCACGTGAGTTAGGTTGCGTGAGCTTTTCCGACGTCGCCCGACATGTCGCCCGGGACATCGGGAGCATCAGTTCTGCCGTCCGCCGACTGTCGGACCGTATAAAGGATAAACCGGAACTGGCAGAACTGGTTTACTCGCTCAAGAGGGGATTCTATTGA
- the katG gene encoding catalase/peroxidase HPI: MKKINLSMTTALAGVLALLLAPQSAMSEESKTISKPAGAVGSEMAAADQPRSNLFWWPDQLDLSPLRDHDARSNPLGADFNYAEAFKKLDLEAVKKDIDALLTTSQDWWPADFGNYGPFFIRMAWHSAGTYRTLDGRGGGGGGQMRFDPLNSWPDNGNLDKARRLLWPVKQKYGESLSWADLMILTGNVALENMGFATYGFAGGRADDWEPDLVYWGPEVTMLASERQEKDGGLLRPLGATHMGLIYVNPEGPMGQPDPVGSAKNVRITFGRMAMNDEETVALIAGGHTFGKMHGAHKPGDCLGSEPAAAGLEDQGLGWKNKCGQGHSEDTITSGLEGAWTQAPTQFTTLYLSNLLNNEWEQTRSPAGAIQWVPKDKGLHTAVPDAHVEGKRHPPVMTTADLAVKVDPEYKKIAERFLANPEEFKKAFAKAWYKLTHRDMGPRARYLGANVPTEVLLWQDPIPEIDYQLISQEDADGLKEKILASGLEVPELVRAAWASAASFRASDMRGGANGARIQLAPQKDWEVNNPAELAEVLKKLEAIQKDFNDSASAGKKVSMADLIVLAGAAAIEKAAGDAGVEVAVPFNPGRADATQAQTDVESVAVLEPKADAFRNYFNKQESYRSPTEMLVDKADQLNLTVPEMTVLIGGMRALDANTGGTQHGVFTDKPGTLTNDFFVNLLDMSTLWRKGPTDGVYEGVDRKTGQVKYTATPVDLIFGSNAELRAVAEVYAFDNAKERFVKDFVKAWAKVMQLDRFDLKQKI; this comes from the coding sequence TCGCCCCTGCGCGACCATGACGCCCGCTCCAATCCGCTCGGTGCAGATTTCAATTATGCCGAGGCCTTCAAGAAACTCGATCTGGAAGCGGTGAAGAAAGATATCGATGCGCTGCTGACAACCTCGCAGGACTGGTGGCCGGCGGATTTCGGCAACTATGGCCCGTTTTTCATCCGCATGGCCTGGCACAGTGCGGGCACCTACCGCACGCTGGATGGCCGCGGGGGTGGCGGTGGCGGACAGATGCGCTTTGATCCCCTCAACAGCTGGCCGGACAACGGCAACCTGGACAAGGCGCGCCGCCTGCTGTGGCCGGTGAAGCAGAAATACGGCGAGTCTCTTTCCTGGGCCGACCTGATGATCTTGACCGGCAATGTCGCCCTGGAAAACATGGGCTTTGCAACCTACGGCTTTGCCGGGGGCCGCGCCGATGACTGGGAGCCGGACCTGGTTTACTGGGGGCCCGAGGTGACCATGCTGGCCAGCGAGCGCCAAGAAAAGGATGGCGGCTTGCTGCGGCCCCTGGGGGCGACCCACATGGGCCTGATCTACGTCAACCCCGAAGGGCCGATGGGGCAACCCGATCCCGTCGGTTCGGCGAAAAACGTGCGCATCACCTTTGGCCGCATGGCCATGAATGACGAAGAAACCGTGGCCCTGATCGCCGGCGGGCACACCTTCGGCAAGATGCACGGCGCGCACAAACCAGGCGATTGCCTGGGGTCCGAGCCGGCGGCGGCTGGGCTTGAAGACCAGGGGCTGGGCTGGAAGAACAAATGCGGCCAGGGCCATTCGGAAGACACGATCACCAGCGGCCTGGAGGGCGCCTGGACCCAAGCGCCGACGCAGTTCACCACCCTTTATCTGTCCAACCTGCTGAACAACGAATGGGAGCAGACCCGCAGCCCCGCCGGAGCCATCCAGTGGGTGCCCAAGGACAAGGGCCTGCACACTGCGGTGCCCGATGCCCATGTGGAAGGAAAGCGTCACCCGCCGGTCATGACCACGGCGGATCTGGCGGTGAAGGTTGACCCGGAATACAAAAAGATCGCCGAGCGTTTCCTGGCCAATCCGGAAGAATTCAAAAAGGCCTTTGCCAAAGCCTGGTACAAGCTGACCCATCGCGACATGGGGCCGCGCGCCCGCTACCTGGGTGCGAACGTGCCCACCGAGGTGCTGCTCTGGCAAGACCCGATTCCGGAGATTGATTACCAGCTCATCAGCCAGGAAGATGCCGACGGGCTCAAGGAAAAAATCCTCGCCTCCGGCCTCGAGGTGCCGGAACTGGTGCGTGCCGCCTGGGCATCTGCCGCCAGCTTCCGCGCCTCCGACATGCGCGGTGGCGCGAACGGCGCGCGCATCCAGCTTGCACCGCAGAAAGACTGGGAGGTCAACAACCCGGCTGAACTGGCTGAAGTGTTGAAGAAACTGGAGGCCATCCAGAAGGATTTCAATGATTCGGCCTCTGCGGGCAAGAAGGTTTCCATGGCCGATTTGATCGTTCTGGCTGGCGCCGCTGCCATCGAGAAGGCGGCTGGAGATGCCGGTGTTGAAGTGGCCGTCCCCTTCAACCCGGGTCGCGCCGATGCAACTCAAGCGCAAACGGATGTCGAGTCTGTGGCGGTCCTCGAGCCGAAGGCCGATGCCTTCCGCAACTACTTCAACAAGCAGGAAAGCTATCGCTCGCCGACCGAAATGCTGGTCGACAAGGCGGATCAGCTGAACCTGACCGTGCCGGAAATGACCGTGCTCATTGGCGGCATGCGTGCCCTGGATGCCAACACGGGCGGCACGCAGCACGGGGTTTTCACCGATAAGCCGGGCACGCTGACCAACGATTTCTTTGTGAATCTGCTGGATATGTCCACCCTCTGGCGCAAAGGGCCAACCGATGGCGTGTATGAAGGCGTGGATCGCAAGACCGGCCAGGTGAAGTACACCGCAACACCTGTCGATCTAATCTTCGGCTCCAATGCAGAGTTGCGGGCCGTTGCCGAAGTTTATGCGTTCGACAATGCAAAAGAACGTTTTGTGAAAGACTTCGTCAAGGCCTGGGCCAAAGTGATGCAACTCGACCGCTTTGACCTGAAGCAGAAAATCTAG